Proteins encoded together in one Fibrobacter sp. UWP2 window:
- a CDS encoding HU family DNA-binding protein, whose translation MAGKANITKKDIVEDIALRTGLTQVQTKTIVESFLDTLVNGLLQGNNVEIRGFGRFKLKERKERTARNPRTGESVTINAGTKPVFEASKDLIKSLNDVLEAAEKAAAPVKNDA comes from the coding sequence ATGGCAGGAAAAGCGAACATCACCAAAAAGGATATCGTCGAAGATATCGCGCTGCGAACTGGCCTCACCCAGGTGCAAACAAAGACGATTGTCGAAAGTTTCTTGGACACCCTTGTGAACGGCTTGCTGCAGGGCAACAACGTGGAAATCCGCGGTTTTGGTCGTTTCAAGCTCAAAGAGCGCAAGGAACGCACCGCCAGGAATCCGCGTACCGGTGAGTCCGTTACAATCAATGCCGGCACCAAGCCCGTTTTTGAAGCCAGCAAAGATTTGATTAAGTCTTTAAACGATGTGCTGGAAGCCGCCGAAAAGGCGGCGGCACCTGTCAAGAACGATGCCTAA